A segment of the Roseomonas haemaphysalidis genome:
CAATGCCGGCATCGACCTCGTGTGTCCGGTGCCGCACCTGCCGGGGGCGGGGGAAACGCTGGTGGCGGACGGGCAAAGCCGCGCACCCGGCGGCAAGGGGCTGAATCAGGCGGTGGTGGCGGCCCGCGCCGGGGCCGCCGTGCTGTTCGCCGCCCCCGTGGGGCGGGACGCCGCGGCGGCGGAGGTGAGCGCGGCGCTGCGGGCCGAGCCCTTGGCCAGCGTTTCGCTGCTGCCGCAGGACGCGGCGACCGACCTGTCGCTGCTGATGGTCGCGCCGGACGGGGAGAACTGCATCCTGACCCTGGGCGCCGCCGCCGATGCGCTGTCCCCCGCGGCGGCGCTGCTGGCGCTGGAGCCGCTGCAACAGGGCGACATGCTGCTGCTGCAGGGCAACCTGTCCGCCCCCGCCACGCTGGCCGCCGTTCAGGCGGCGCGGGGGCGCGGCGCGTCTGTCATGCTCAACACCGCGCCGATGCGCTGGGACATGCGGCCGCTGTTGCCGCTCTGCGCCGTGGTGGTGGCCAACGACGGCGAGGCGGCGGCCATCACGGAACTGCATGACGGGGCGGCCGCGGCCGCGCTGCATGCCATGGGCGCGGGCTGCGCGGTGGTGACGCTGGGCGCCGGCGGCTGCGCCATGGCGGGCCCCGGCGGGTTGCGCCGGCACCCCGCCCAGCCCGCGCGCGCGGTGGATACGGCGGGCGCCGGGGATACCTTCTGCGGCGTGCTGGCCGCCTGGCTGCTGCGAGGCCACGCCATGGACGACGCGGTCGCGGCGGCGCAGCGTGCCGCGGCGGTGACGGTGTCCCGCCCCGGCGCCTTCGCGTCCCTGCCCACGGCGGCCGAGCTGAAGGCTATCCTCGCGTGACCGCGCCCGTGCTGGAGATGGCGGGCTTCAGCGTCGACCTCGGGCCGGCGTCGCGGCGCGTGCGGGTGGTGGAGGACGTGTCGCTCACGCTCTATCCCGGGCGCATCACCTGCGTGGTGGGGGAAAGCGGCTCGGGCAAGAGTGTCACCGCCATGGCGCTGATGCGCCTGCTGGCGCCGGGGCAATACGCCATCCGCGCGGACACGCTGCGCTTCGAGGGCGACGACATCGCCGGGCTGGACGAGCGCGGCATGGCGCGGCTGCGCGGCAACCGCATGGCCATGGTGTTCCAGGAGCCGATGACCTCACTGAACCCGGTGTTTACCATCGGCGACCAGGTGGGGGAGGCGCTGCGGGTGCATCGCGGCCTGTCGGGCGCGCAGGCGCGGACCCGCGCGCTGGAGGTGCTGCGGCAGGTGCAGATCCCGGCGCCCGAGAAGCGGCTGGACAGCTATCCGCACCAGCTTTCGGGCGGCATGCGGCAGCGGGTGATGATCGCCATGGCGCTGGCATGCGAGCCCGCACTGCTGATCGCTGACGAGCCGACCACGGCGCTGGACGTCACCATCCAGGCGCAGATCCTGGCGCTGCTGGCGGCGCTGCGGGAACAGCACGGCACTGGCATCCTGTTCATCACCCACAACCTTGGCGTGGTGGCCGAGATCGCGGACGAGGTGGCGGTGATGTATGCCGGCCGCATTGTCGAGCGCGCGCCGGCCGCCGCCCTGTTCGCCGACGCGCAGCACCCTTATACGCTGGCGCTGCTAGCGGCGATGCCGGCGCTGTCCGGCACCGCCGACCGGCTGGAGCCGATCCCCGGCCGCATGCCGGCGCCGGGCGAGATGCCGGTGGGCTGCCGCTTCGCCACCCGCTGTCCCTTTGCGGCACCCGAATGCGCCGAAACGCCGCCGCTGCGCGAGCTTGGCCCGGGCCACCACGTCGCCTGCTGGCGCGCGCCGGTGGAGGCGCTGGCATGACCCTGCTGCGCGCCGAGAACCTCCACCGCGCCTACCCCCTGCCCGGCGGCCGCAGCCTGCGGGCGGTGGACGGCATCGACCTGACGCTCAGGCGCGGCGAAACGCTGGCGATCGTCGGCGAAAGCGGCTGCGGCAAGAGCACGCTGGGCCGCCTGTTGTTGCGGCTGGAGGAAGCGGATGAGGGCCGCATCCTGCTGGACGGCACTGACCTGCGCGGGCTGCGCGGCGCCGCGCTGCGCGACATGCGCCGCCGCGTGCAGGTGGTGTTCCAGGACCCCTACGGCTCGCTGAACCCGCGCGAGCGTATCCGCGACGCGCTGGTGCGGCCCATGCTGCTGCACCGGCTGTGCGACCGTGCCGAGGCGGAGCGCCGCGCCGGCGCGCTGATGGAGCGCGTCGGCCTGTCGCCCGCGCAGCTCGACCGGTTGCCGCACCAGTTCAGCGGCGGGCAGCGGCAGCGCATCGCCATCGCCCGCGCGCTGTCGGTCGGGCCGGAGCTGATTGTCTGCGACGAGCCGGTGTCGGCGCTGGATGTCTCGGTGCAGGCGCAGGTCGTGAACCTGTTGCAGGACCTGCAGCACGAGGACGGGCTGGCGCTGGTCTTCATCAGCCACGACCTCGCGGTGGTGCGCCACCTGGCCCACCATGTGGCGGTGATCTATGCCGGGCGGGTGGTGGAGGCGGGGACGGCCGAGACCCTCTTCGCTGACCCGCGCCACCCCTACACCCGTGCTCTGCTGGAAGCCGCCCCGCGCACCGACACCGGCCCCCGCGCCCATGCCGCGCTGGCGGGCGAGCCGCCCAACCCCGCCGCCCCGCCCCCCGGCTGCCGCTTCGCCGCCCGCTGCCCGGCGGCGCAGGCGGTGTGCCGAGAGGAGCCGCAGCCGCCCTTGCGCGAGATTGCCGCGACCCACCGGGCCGCCTGCCACTTCGCGGAAGCCCTGCCGCCCTTCATCCTGCTGGACGCGGCGCCGCCGGCCGCCACACCGCTCGCCGCCCGCATCGGCGCCTATCGCGCCGCGCGCAACCGCGCTGACGCCGGAGACGCCGCATGAGGATGATCGCCGGGCGCCTGCTGGCGCTGCTGCCGGTGCTGTTCGGCATCTGCGTGCTGTCCTTCGCGCTGTTGGCCAGCGTGCCGGGGGACCCGGTGACGGCGATGCTGGGGCTGGAGGCGGACCCTGCCGCCATCGCCACGCTGCGCGCGAAGTACGCGCTGGACCAGCCGCTGCCGCTGCGCTTCCTGGCCTGGTTCTGGCAGGTGCTGCAGGGCGATCTCGGCCGCTCCATCCAGACCGGGCGCCCCGTGCTGGCGATGATTGGGGATGCGCTGGTGCCGACGCTGCAGCTCGCCCTGGCGGCGCTGCTGGTGTCGCTCCTCATCGCCATTCCCGCCGGCGTGGTGGCCGCTACCCGGCGCAATGGCGTGGCGGACTTCGCGGCGACGCTGGTGGCGCTGTGCGGGCTGTCGCTGCCCTCTTTCTGGCTGGGTATCCTGCTGATCATGGGCTTTTCCATCGCGCTGCCCATCCTGCCCTCCTCCGGCCATGTGCCGCTGTTGGCGGACCCGGTGGAAGCGTTGCGCCACCTAGCACTGCCCGCGCTGACGCTGGGCGCCGCCATGGCGGCCGCCACCATGCGCATGACCCGCGCCGCGATGATCGAGGTCCTGTCCGCCGACTACATCCGCACCGCCCGCGCCAAGGGTCTGCCCGGCCGCCGCGTGGTGTGGCGGCACGCGCTGCGCAACGCGCTGATGCCGGTGGTGACGCTGGTGGGGCTGCAGCTCGGCCAGTTGCTGGGCGGCGTGGTGGTGACGGAAAGCGTGTTCTCCTGGCCCGGCATCGGCAAGCTGACGGTGGATGCCATTTTCGCCCGCGACGTGCCGGTGGTGCAGGGCGCCATCCTGGTCACCGCCACGCTGTTCGTCTTGATCAACCTGCTGACCGACCTGCTCTACACCGTGCTCGACCCCCGCCTCAGGAGCCGCGGATGAGCGCTGGCCTGCACGACCGCGCCCCCGTGTGGCGCCGCCTGTTGCGTGACCCGCGCGCGGTGGCCGGCATGGTGCTGATCGGGCTCGCGCTGCTGGGTGCCCTCCTGGCGCCGCTGCTGCCGTTGCCGGGGCCGGAAGCGCCGGACTTCCTGGCCACCCTGGCACCCCCCGGCGGCGCCCATCCGCTGGGCACCGACGACCTGGGGCGGGACACGCTGTCGCGCATCCTGGCCGGCGCCCGCGTCTCGCTGCTGGTGGGGCTGGCCAGCGTCGCCGCCGCGCTGGTCATCGGCGGCACGCTGGGGCTCTTGGCGGGGTTCCTGGGCGGCTGGGTGGACACGCTGGTGATGCGCGTCATGGACGTGCTGCTGGCCTTTCCCGGCATCCTCCTGGCGCTCGGCGTCACGGCGGCGCTGGGGGCCTCGCTCGGCAACACGGTGATCGCCATCGCGGCGGTCAACCTGCCGGTGCTGGCGCGCGTGGCGCGCGGGCAGGCGCTGGCGCTGCGGGGGCTCGACTACGTCAAGGCGCAAGAGGCGCTGGGCTTCGGCTCCATGACCATCCTGTGGCGCGCTGTGCTGCCCAACGCGCTGTCGCCCATCCTGGTGCAGGCCTCGGTGCTGCTGGCTTCTTCCATCATCACGGAATCCTACTTGTCCTTTCTCGGCCTCGGCGTGCAGCCGCCGACGCCGAGCTGGGGCAACATGCTGCGCGACGCCATCGGCTTCCTGGACCAGGCGCCGTGGCTCGCATGGTTTCCCGGCCTCGCCATCTTTCTCACCGTGCTGGGCTTCAACCTGCTCGGCGACGGGGTGCGCGACCGGCTGGACCCGCGCGACTGACGCTTCCCGCAACCCCTGCCTGACGGAGCCTCCGCATGCCCGAACTTCCTGACCGCCTGACCCTCGGCCGTCGCGGCCTGCTGGCGGGGGCCGCAGCCCTGCCCGCCGCG
Coding sequences within it:
- a CDS encoding ABC transporter permease yields the protein MSAGLHDRAPVWRRLLRDPRAVAGMVLIGLALLGALLAPLLPLPGPEAPDFLATLAPPGGAHPLGTDDLGRDTLSRILAGARVSLLVGLASVAAALVIGGTLGLLAGFLGGWVDTLVMRVMDVLLAFPGILLALGVTAALGASLGNTVIAIAAVNLPVLARVARGQALALRGLDYVKAQEALGFGSMTILWRAVLPNALSPILVQASVLLASSIITESYLSFLGLGVQPPTPSWGNMLRDAIGFLDQAPWLAWFPGLAIFLTVLGFNLLGDGVRDRLDPRD
- a CDS encoding ABC transporter ATP-binding protein yields the protein MAGFSVDLGPASRRVRVVEDVSLTLYPGRITCVVGESGSGKSVTAMALMRLLAPGQYAIRADTLRFEGDDIAGLDERGMARLRGNRMAMVFQEPMTSLNPVFTIGDQVGEALRVHRGLSGAQARTRALEVLRQVQIPAPEKRLDSYPHQLSGGMRQRVMIAMALACEPALLIADEPTTALDVTIQAQILALLAALREQHGTGILFITHNLGVVAEIADEVAVMYAGRIVERAPAAALFADAQHPYTLALLAAMPALSGTADRLEPIPGRMPAPGEMPVGCRFATRCPFAAPECAETPPLRELGPGHHVACWRAPVEALA
- a CDS encoding ABC transporter ATP-binding protein; protein product: MTLLRAENLHRAYPLPGGRSLRAVDGIDLTLRRGETLAIVGESGCGKSTLGRLLLRLEEADEGRILLDGTDLRGLRGAALRDMRRRVQVVFQDPYGSLNPRERIRDALVRPMLLHRLCDRAEAERRAGALMERVGLSPAQLDRLPHQFSGGQRQRIAIARALSVGPELIVCDEPVSALDVSVQAQVVNLLQDLQHEDGLALVFISHDLAVVRHLAHHVAVIYAGRVVEAGTAETLFADPRHPYTRALLEAAPRTDTGPRAHAALAGEPPNPAAPPPGCRFAARCPAAQAVCREEPQPPLREIAATHRAACHFAEALPPFILLDAAPPAATPLAARIGAYRAARNRADAGDAA
- a CDS encoding PfkB family carbohydrate kinase → MSRLLVLGNAGIDLVCPVPHLPGAGETLVADGQSRAPGGKGLNQAVVAARAGAAVLFAAPVGRDAAAAEVSAALRAEPLASVSLLPQDAATDLSLLMVAPDGENCILTLGAAADALSPAAALLALEPLQQGDMLLLQGNLSAPATLAAVQAARGRGASVMLNTAPMRWDMRPLLPLCAVVVANDGEAAAITELHDGAAAAALHAMGAGCAVVTLGAGGCAMAGPGGLRRHPAQPARAVDTAGAGDTFCGVLAAWLLRGHAMDDAVAAAQRAAAVTVSRPGAFASLPTAAELKAILA
- a CDS encoding ABC transporter permease, translating into MRMIAGRLLALLPVLFGICVLSFALLASVPGDPVTAMLGLEADPAAIATLRAKYALDQPLPLRFLAWFWQVLQGDLGRSIQTGRPVLAMIGDALVPTLQLALAALLVSLLIAIPAGVVAATRRNGVADFAATLVALCGLSLPSFWLGILLIMGFSIALPILPSSGHVPLLADPVEALRHLALPALTLGAAMAAATMRMTRAAMIEVLSADYIRTARAKGLPGRRVVWRHALRNALMPVVTLVGLQLGQLLGGVVVTESVFSWPGIGKLTVDAIFARDVPVVQGAILVTATLFVLINLLTDLLYTVLDPRLRSRG